In Tubulanus polymorphus chromosome 2, tnTubPoly1.2, whole genome shotgun sequence, a single window of DNA contains:
- the LOC141899486 gene encoding calumenin-A-like isoform X2: protein MPSISKRQLYNHNALKYLLGAMKGEYNASGSHDQAEEYKHLEPAEAKKRLGQLVDLMDKDEDGFVTEEELDGWVKKSFRQLDRDEATRQFEQANRDQNVGVSWEEYLDKMYGYTADEVKEFEKDTSDEMVNFVMLIHYDKKKFMVADLDKDNFLSLDEYDAFLHPSEHKHLNDVEMERVMEEHDKNKDGKVSFEEFMGDHKPEKEEDQIAEKENFKEHDKDGNGYLSRDEVQAWSLPTFDEAAIEEAKHLINESDKDKDGKLTKEEIVDAHEVFVGSQATDYGNHLDKLMREEL, encoded by the exons ATGCCCAGCATTTCTAAAAGGCAACTGTACAATCACAATGCCTTAAAATACCTTTTAGGTGCTATGAAAGGGGAATATAATGCATCTG GGTCCCATGATCAAGCTGAAGAGTACAAACATCTTGAGCCAGCAGAGGCCAAGAAGCGCCTTGGACAATTGGTGGATCTAATGGATAAGGATGAAGATGGATTTGTTACTGAAGAGGAACTTGATGGTTGGGTTAAGAAATCATTCCG TCAGTTGGATCGGGACGAGGCTACAAGGCAGTTTGAACAAGCTAATAGGGACCAAAATGTAGGTGTAAGTTGGGAAGAATATCTTGACAAGATGTATGGATATACAGCTGATGAAgtcaaagaatttgaaaagGATACCAGTGATGAGATGGTTAATTTTGTGATG CTGATTCACTATGACAAGAAGAAATTCATGGTTGCTGATTTGGATAAAGATAATTTCCTATCTTTAGATGAGTACGATGCTTTCCTTCATCCTTCGGAGCATAAACATTTGAATGATGTTGAGATGGAACGTGTGATGGAGGAACATGACAAAAACAAAGATGGAAAAGtttcatttgaagaatttaTGGGAGACC ataaaccagaAAAAGAAGAAGATCAAATTgctgaaaaagaaaacttcAAAGAACACGATAAAGATGGCAATGGGTATCTTAGTCGTGATGAAGTTCAAGCTTGGTCTCTACCAACATTTGATGAAGCAGCAATTGAGGAGGCTAAACATCTCATAAATGAATCTGATAAAGATAAAGATGGAAAACTGACTAAAGAGGAAATAGTTGATGCTCATGAAGTTTTTGTTGGAAGTCAAGCTACAGACTATGGCAACCATTTGGATAAACTTATGAGAGAAGAACTTTAA
- the LOC141899486 gene encoding calumenin-A-like isoform X1, whose protein sequence is MHKMILLCVCGLVAVQVSCEKTHQGMKEEIHHGPQSPHQKDGHHNDEYDHEAVLGSHDQAEEYKHLEPAEAKKRLGQLVDLMDKDEDGFVTEEELDGWVKKSFRQLDRDEATRQFEQANRDQNVGVSWEEYLDKMYGYTADEVKEFEKDTSDEMVNFVMLIHYDKKKFMVADLDKDNFLSLDEYDAFLHPSEHKHLNDVEMERVMEEHDKNKDGKVSFEEFMGDHKPEKEEDQIAEKENFKEHDKDGNGYLSRDEVQAWSLPTFDEAAIEEAKHLINESDKDKDGKLTKEEIVDAHEVFVGSQATDYGNHLDKLMREEL, encoded by the exons ATGCATAAGATGATATTGCTGTGTGTTTGCGGACTTGTAGCCGTGCAAGTTTCTTGTGAAAAAACCCATCAAGGAATGAAAGAAGAGATACACCATGGACCACAATCTCCGCATCAGAAGGATGGTCATCATAATGATGAATACGACCATGAAGCTGTGCTAG GGTCCCATGATCAAGCTGAAGAGTACAAACATCTTGAGCCAGCAGAGGCCAAGAAGCGCCTTGGACAATTGGTGGATCTAATGGATAAGGATGAAGATGGATTTGTTACTGAAGAGGAACTTGATGGTTGGGTTAAGAAATCATTCCG TCAGTTGGATCGGGACGAGGCTACAAGGCAGTTTGAACAAGCTAATAGGGACCAAAATGTAGGTGTAAGTTGGGAAGAATATCTTGACAAGATGTATGGATATACAGCTGATGAAgtcaaagaatttgaaaagGATACCAGTGATGAGATGGTTAATTTTGTGATG CTGATTCACTATGACAAGAAGAAATTCATGGTTGCTGATTTGGATAAAGATAATTTCCTATCTTTAGATGAGTACGATGCTTTCCTTCATCCTTCGGAGCATAAACATTTGAATGATGTTGAGATGGAACGTGTGATGGAGGAACATGACAAAAACAAAGATGGAAAAGtttcatttgaagaatttaTGGGAGACC ataaaccagaAAAAGAAGAAGATCAAATTgctgaaaaagaaaacttcAAAGAACACGATAAAGATGGCAATGGGTATCTTAGTCGTGATGAAGTTCAAGCTTGGTCTCTACCAACATTTGATGAAGCAGCAATTGAGGAGGCTAAACATCTCATAAATGAATCTGATAAAGATAAAGATGGAAAACTGACTAAAGAGGAAATAGTTGATGCTCATGAAGTTTTTGTTGGAAGTCAAGCTACAGACTATGGCAACCATTTGGATAAACTTATGAGAGAAGAACTTTAA